A stretch of Saccharomyces cerevisiae S288C chromosome IV, complete sequence DNA encodes these proteins:
- the SWA2 gene encoding auxilin-like protein SWA2 (Auxilin-like protein involved in vesicular transport; clathrin-binding protein required for uncoating of clathrin-coated vesicles; required for propagation of [URE3] prion variant) — protein MSDPFAHLLTSLKNKDSASASKETTPQSSNSPSITGSAVADVARTDKSPNDSLHSISAPPLIPSPKVDFSAPPLVPTNSTTKSNTANNTPPSALANTDDDFNQLFGMGTVTTTDTIQKPDEDYYGSKEDHLYNGDDALVDEVKDMEIARLMSLGLSIEEATEFYENDVTYERYLEILKSKQKERNDLAIRKKESGIKMEKSGLSNIVGTDSNNLFSMATDFFNKGKKLVDQWTSFPPEANDRLNNYSKTHDKVEDYDLPQVNDSPNRILFEDNEVVENLPPADNPDQDLLTDFETKIDITKRTAPDVSHSSSPTSGILIEENSRRNEPLIEDSLLDFSEGNLTNSKSNEDSTLFNENSNTDSTIPISDIELSGYNEFKAKGTSLFKNGDYINSLQEYEKSLNTLPLNHPLRIIALSNIIASQLKIGEYSKSIENSSMALELFPSSKAKWKNKISNSDPERSFNDIWPKIMIRRAESFEHLESFKKALETYQELIKKNFFDDKIMQGKRRCQDFINPPPVKKSMPVKKKTTTTSPATKKQNLTASSSNSPISVDSTSEIKKRELENAKLALYDKVFEKISSWKDGKDDDIRHLLANLSSLLTWCNWKDVSMQDLVMPKRVKITYMKAVAKTHPDKIPESLSLENKMIAENIFSTLSIAWDKFKLQNDIN, from the coding sequence ATGTCAGATCCATTTGCACATTTACTGacttctttgaagaataaGGACTCTGCATCTGCATCCAAGGAAACAACTCCTCAGAGCAGCAATTCGCCTTCCATTACTGGTTCCGCTGTTGCAGATGTTGCAAGGACGGATAAAAGCCCCAATGATAGTCTGCATTCAATTTCAGCTCCTCCGCTGATACCGTCACCGAAGGTAGATTTTTCTGCACCTCCTTTGGTCCCAACTAATAGCACCACTAAATCTAATACTGCCAACAACACACCTCCCTCGGCTCTTGCCAATACCGATGACGACTTCAATCAACTATTTGGTATGGGCACAGTAACTACAACGGATACGATCCAAAAACCGGATGAGGATTACTATGGAAGCAAGGAAGACCACCTTTACAATGGTGATGACGCCTTAGTTGATGAAGTTAAGGATATGGAAATAGCAAGATTGATGTCTCTAGGTTTATCAATTGAAGAAGCCACTGAGTTTTACGAAAATGACGTAACTTATGAAAGATATTTGGAGATTTTAAAGTCAAAGCAAAAGGAGCGCAACGATCTAGCtataagaaagaaagaaagtggtataaaaatggaaaagtCAGGATTATCCAACATTGTTGGTACAGATAGCAATAATTTATTCAGCATGGCCactgattttttcaataaggGTAAGAAACTGGTAGACCAATGGACCTCCTTCCCACCTGAGGCAAATGATAGACTGAATAATTACTCAAAAACTCATGATAAGGTTGAGGATTATGATTTGCCTCAAGTAAACGACTCACCCAATAGAATTTTGTttgaagataatgaagTCGTAGAGAACTTACCACCTGCCGATAATCCGGATCAAGATCTTTTAACTGATTTCGAAACAAAGATTGATATAACAAAGAGGACAGCGCCTGATGTCTCCCACTCCTCCTCACCGACTTCTGGTATACtaattgaagaaaattcgCGAAGAAATGAGCCCCTGATAGAGGATAGTCTTCTCGACTTTTCAGAAGGAAATCTCACCAATAGTAAAAGCAATGAAGATAGCACCCTCTTCAATGAAAACAGCAACACTGACTCTACAATACCCATCTCAGATATTGAATTATCGGGGTATAACGAATTTAAGGCGAAAGGTACTAGTTTGTTCAAGAACGGGGATTATATTAACTCATTacaagaatatgaaaagtCTTTAAATACATTGCCTTTAAATCATCCATTGAGGATCATTGCATTATCAAACATTATTGCCTCGCAACTGAAAATCGGTGAGTACTCTAAGTCCATAGAAAACTCCAGCATGGCTTTGGAATTATTCCCATCAAGCAAAGCTAAGTGGAAGAATAAAATCTCAAATAGTGACCCTGAAAGATCATTTAACGACATCTGGCCAAAGATTATGATTAGGCGTGCTGAGTCTTTTGAACATTTAgaaagtttcaaaaaagcaCTAGAAACATACCAAGAGCTGATtaagaagaatttttttgatgataaaatcatgcagggaaaaagaagatgccAAGACTTTATTAATCCTCCCCCTGTTAAAAAATCCATGCCCGTTAAGAAGAAGACAACGACAACCTCGCCtgcaacaaaaaaacagaaCTTAACcgcttcttcttcaaattctccAATTTCTGTTGATAGCACTtcagaaataaaaaaacgGGAGCTAGAAAACGCTAAACTGGCGCTATATGATAAAGTATTTGAGAAAATTAGCTCCTGGAAGGATGGCAAAGACGATGACATTCGTCATCTGTTAGCAAATTTATCCAGCTTACTAACATGGTGCAATTGGAAGGATGTCTCTATGCAAGATTTGGTTATGCCTAAGAGGGTCAAAATTACATACATGAAAGCTGTAGCCAAGACACATCCTGATAAGATACCAGAGTCCTTGTCCCTGGAAAATAAGATGATTGCAgagaatattttcagtACTTTAAGTATTGCTTGGGATAAGTTCAAACTGCAGAATGACATTAACTGA
- the DAD4 gene encoding Dad4p (Essential subunit of the Dam1 complex (aka DASH complex); complex couples kinetochores to the force produced by MT depolymerization thereby aiding in chromosome segregation; is transferred to the kinetochore prior to mitosis) — protein MENPHEQVQANILSRIIGNVKRLNESVAILNQELVTINNRNKNLEIMGAICDNYHSSVQFNLEATNNKKPPL, from the coding sequence ATGGAGAACCCTCATGAACAAGTGCAGGCTAACATACTTTCGCGAATAATTGGTAATGTCAAAAGGCTCAATGAGAGCGTGGCAATTCTTAACCAGGAGCTTGTGACCATTAATAATCGGAACAAAAATCTAGAAATCATGGGCGCAATTTGTGATAACTACCATAGTAGCGTCCAATTCAACCTGGAAGCGACCAATAACAAGAAGCCACCTCTTTAA
- the ASP1 gene encoding asparaginase ASP1 (Cytosolic L-asparaginase, involved in asparagine catabolism; catalyzes hydrolysis of L-asparagine to aspartic acid and ammonia; important enzyme for the treatment of acute lymphoblastic leukemia; has low glutaminase activity and dependence; synthesized constitutively) — protein sequence MKSDSVEITTICPDVENSQFVVQSNCPETIPEILKSQNAAVNGSGIACQQRSLPRIKILGTGGTIASKAIDSSQTAGYHVDLTIQDLLDAIPDISKVCDIEYEQLCNVDSKDINEDILYKIYKGVSESLQAFDGIVITHGTDTLSETAFFIESTIDAGDVPIVFVGSMRPSTSVSADGPMNLYQAICIASNPKSRGRGVLVSLNDQISSGYYITKTNANSLDSFNVRQGYLGNFVNNEIHYYYPPVKPQGCHKFKLRVDGKHFKLPEVCILYAHQAFPPAIVNLVADKYDGIVLATMGAGSLPEEVNETCMKLSLPIVYSKRSMDGMVPIANVPKKGSKEDNLIASGYLSPEKSRILLQLCLAGNYTLEEIKHVFTGVYGG from the coding sequence ATGAAAAGCGATTCAGTTGAAATCACTACCATCTGCCCAGATGTTGAAAATTCTCAGTTTGTTGTGCAAAGCAACTGTCCAGAGACTATTCCAGAGATTCTAAAGTCTCAAAATGCCGCTGTGAATGGCAGCGGCATCGCTTGCCAACAACGTAGCTTACCAAGAATCAAAATCTTGGGTACCGGTGGTACTATTGCATCGAAAGCTATAGACTCCTCTCAAACTGCCGGCTATCATGTTGACCTGACCATCCAAGATCTATTGGATGCCATTCCAGATATATCCAAGGTCTGTGACATTGAATATGAGCAACTATGCAACGTGGATTCTAAAGACATAAACGAGGATATTCTTTATAAAATTTATAAGGGCGTCTCAGAATCGTTGCAGGCTTTTGACGGTATAGTTATTACCCATGGGACTGATACGCTATCTGAAACTGCATTCTTTATTGAAAGTACTATTGATGCTGGCGACGTTCctattgtttttgttgGTTCGATGCGTCCTTCAACCAGCGTTTCTGCTGATGGCCCTATGAACCTTTACCAAGCAATTTGCATTGCTTCAAATCCAAAATCTAGAGGAAGAGGTGTTCTTGTTTCCTTGAATGACCAAATTTCCTCTGGTTACTACATTACTAAGACGAATGCAAATAGTTTGGATTCTTTTAATGTTAGACAAGGCTATTTAGGAAATTTTGTCAACAATGAAATTCACTACTATTATCCTCCTGTGAAACCGCAAGGTTGCCACAAATTCAAACTGAGAGTGGACGGTAAGCATTTTAAATTACCAGAGGTTTGCATTTTATATGCTCACCAAGCCTTTCCGCCAGCTATAGTCAACTTAGTGGCAGATAAGTATGATGGTATTGTTCTTGCTACCATGGGTGCTGGTTCATTGCCGGAGGAGGTCAATGAAACCTGCATGAAATTGAGTTTGCCGATCGTATATTCCAAGAGATCGATGGATGGTATGGTGCCTATTGCCAACGTACCAAAGAAAGGTTCAAAGGAGGATAATCTCATCGCATCTGGTTATCTAAGCCCTGAAAAGAGCAGAATCTTGTTACAATTATGTTTGGCAGGTAACTACACGttggaagaaattaaacatGTTTTCACTGGCGTCTATGGTGggtga
- the MRPL35 gene encoding mitochondrial 54S ribosomal protein mL38 MRPL35 (Mitochondrial ribosomal protein of the large subunit; involved together with Mrp7p in assembly of cytochrome c oxidase) encodes MLRRSIHTTKILQKPNATSHIWSDFTTRPSSLSIQSSKVKNYLFQKKASLDPPSISRRSNRIKYSPPEHIDEIFRMSYDFLEQRSSKFYELANKTKNPLKKDALLIKAEINNPEVQYNFQFNNKLNNVKDIIDYDVPVYRHLGKQHWESYGQMLLMQRLETLAAIPDTLPTLVPRAEVNIKFPFSTGVNKWIEPGEFLSSNVTSMRPIFKIQEYELVNVEKQLYTVLIVNPDVPDLSNDSFKTALCYGLVNINLTYNDNLIDPRKFHSSNIIADYLPPVPEKNAGKQRFVVWVFRQPLIEDKQGPNMLEIDRKELSRDDFDIRQFTKKYNLTAIGAHIWRSEWDAKVAAVREKYGLPPGRVFSRVRR; translated from the coding sequence ATGTTACGAAGATCTATTCATACCACTAAAATCCTCCAAAAACCTAATGCTACTTCGCATATTTGGTCGGACTTTACCACAAGGCCTAGTTCACTTTCTATCCAATCTtcaaaagtgaaaaattaccTTTTCCAGAAGAAAGCTTCTCTAGACCCACCATCTATCAGCAGAAGAAGTAACCGTATCAAATATTCACCTCCAGAACACATTGATGAGATTTTCAGGATGagttatgattttcttgagcAAAGATCCAGTAAGTTTTATGAGTTGGCCAATAAGACTAAAAATCCCTTGAAGAAGGATGCACTTCTCATAAAAGCAGAGATCAATAATCCTGAGGTACAATACAATTTTCAGTTTAATAACAAGTTGAACAATGTTAAGGATATAATAGATTATGATGTGCCAGTGTACAGACATTTGGGGAAACAACATTGGGAATCGTACGGCCAGATGTTATTGATGCAAAGGTTAGAAACGTTGGCTGCCATTCCTGATACTCTTCCAACTCTGGTTCCACGGGCAGAAGTGAATATCAAATTTCCCTTCTCTACTGGTGTAAATAAGTGGATCGAACCTGGTGAATTTCTATCGTCCAATGTCACATCCATGCGTcccattttcaaaattcaagaatatgaaCTTGTGAACGTTGAAAAACAATTGTATACGGTACTGATAGTCAATCCTGATGTTCCAGATTTGAGTAATGACTCATTTAAAACGGCTTTGTGTTACGGATTGGTGAATATTAATTTGACTTATAATGACAATTTAATAGATCCAAGAAAGTTCCACAGTTCTAATATTATCGCTGACTACTTACCTCCGGTACCTGAAAAGAATGCTGGAAAACAGAGATTCGTTGTTTGGGTATTCAGACAACCCTTAATCGAGGATAAGCAAGGTCCTAACATGTTAGAGATTGACCGAAAGGAACTAAGTAGAgatgattttgatatcAGGCAATTTACGAAGAAATACAATCTAACCGCTATTGGGGCACATATCTGGAGAAGCGAATGGGATGCCAAAGTCGCCGCCGTCAGAGAAAAATATGGCCTACCACCTGGAAGGGTTTTTAGCAGAGTTAGAAGGTGA
- the TIM11 gene encoding F1F0 ATP synthase subunit e (Subunit e of mitochondrial F1F0-ATPase; ATPase is a large, evolutionarily conserved enzyme complex required for ATP synthesis; essential for the dimeric and oligomeric state of ATP synthase, which in turn determines the shape of inner membrane cristae): MSTVNVLRYSALGLGLFFGFRNDMILKCNAKKKEEQAQYEEKLKLVEEAKKEYAKLHPVVTPKDVPANASFNLEDPNIDFERVILNAVESLKEAST, from the coding sequence ATGTCGACAGTTAATGTTTTGAGATACTCTGCGTTGGGTTTGGGGCtattttttggttttagaAATGATATGATTTTGAAGTGTAATGCTAAGAAGAAAGAGGAGCAGGCACAGTACGAGGAGAAATTGAAGCTGGTAGAGGAGGCAAAGAAGGAATACGCCAAGCTACACCCTGTAGTAACTCCTAAAGATGTGCCTGCGAACGCCTCATTTAATTTGGAAGATCCTAATATAGATTTTGAAAGAGTTATTCTTAACGCCGTTGAATCCCTGAAGGAAGCTTCAACATAA
- the PEP7 gene encoding phosphatidylinositol-3-phosphate binding protein (Adaptor protein involved in vesicle-mediated vacuolar protein sorting; multivalent adaptor protein; facilitates vesicle-mediated vacuolar protein sorting by ensuring high-fidelity vesicle docking and fusion, which are essential for targeting of vesicles to the endosome; required for vacuole inheritance) gives MDLENVSCPICLRKFDNLQALNAHLDVEHGFNDNEDSLGSNDSRLVNGKQKKARSVDSSAQKLKRSHWEKFKKGKSCCHTCGRTLNNNIGAINCRKCGKLYCRRHLPNMIKLNLSAQYDPRNGKWYNCCHDCFVTKPGYNDYGEVIDLTPEFFKVRNIKREDKNLRLLQLENRFVRLVDGLITLYNTYSRSIIHNLKMNSEMSKLERTVTPWRDDRSVLFCNICSEPFGLLLRKHHCRLCGMVVCDDANRNCSNEISIGYLMSAASDLPFEYNIQKDDLLHIPISIRLCSHCIDMLFIGRKFNKDVRMPLSGIFAKYDSMQNISKVIDSLLPIFEDSLNSLKVETAKDSENTLDPKNLNDLARLRHKLLNSFNLYNTLTRQLLSVEPQSHLERQLQNSIKIASAAYINEKILPLKSLPAILNPEGHKTNEDGQKAEPEVKKLSQLMIENLTIKEVKELREELMVLKEQSYLIESTIQDYKKQRRLEEIVTLNKNLEELHSRIHTVQSKLGDHGFN, from the coding sequence ATGGATCTTGAAAATGTTTCATGTCCCATTTGTCTAAGGAAGTTTGATAACTTACAAGCACTAAATGCACATTTAGATGTTGAGCATGGGTTTAACGATAATGAAGATTCACTCGGTTCCAATGACAGTCGTTTAGTCAATggtaaacaaaaaaaggcCAGATCTGTTGATAGCAGTGCgcaaaagttgaaaagaagcCATTgggaaaaattcaaaaaaggGAAGAGCTGCTGTCACACATGTGGAAGGACTTTGAATAACAATATTGGCGCCATTAATTGTAGGAAATGTGGTAAACTGTATTGCAGAAGGCATCTTCCTAATATGATTAAACTTAATCTTTCCGCACAGTATGACCCCAGAAACGGGAAATGGTACAATTGCTGCCATGATTGTTTCGTCACAAAACCTGGCTATAACGATTATGGCGAAGTAATAGATTTAACACCAGAATTCTTTAAGGTAcgaaatataaaaagagaGGACAAAAACTTAAGGCTATTACAATTAGAAAATCGGTTTGTCCGTCTAGTTGATGGTCTGATTACACTCTATAACACATATTCTAGATCCATTATTCAtaatttgaagatgaatagTGAAATGTCCAAGTTAGAACGTACAGTTACTCCATGGAGAGATGATAGAAGTGTACTCTTTTGTAACATATGTTCCGAACCATTTGGGCTATTACTAAGGAAGCATCACTGCAGATTATGTGGTATGGTTGTTTGTGATGATGCAAACAGGAACTGCTCAAACGAAATAAGCATAGGTTATTTAATGTCTGCAGCGTCAGATCTGCCATTCGAATACAATATACAGAAGGATGATTTACTTCATATTCCTATATCCATAAGATTGTGCTCGCACTGTATCGATATGCTATTTATTGGCAGGAAATTTAACAAGGACGTTAGAATGCCGCTAAGTGGAATATTTGCTAAATATGATAGCATGCAAAATATATCCAAAGTAATTGATAGTCTCCTGCCCATTTTTGAAGACTCATTGAATAGCCTGAAGGTGGAGACTGCCAAGGATTCTGAAAATACACTTGATCCAAAGAATCTGAATGATCTCGCTCGATTAAGACATAAATTACTCAATTCTTTTAACTTGTATAATACACTAACAAGACAGCTCTTAAGTGTAGAACCTCAAAGTCATCTAGAGAGACAACTTCAAAATTCGATCAAGATAGCTTCCGCTGCATACATAAACGAAAAAATCCTACCGTTGAAGTCGCTTCCGGCAATTTTGAACCCAGAGGGCCATAAAACGAATGAAGATGGGCAAAAAGCTGAACCAGAGGTAAAGAAATTATCGCAACTAATGATCGAAAACTTGACCATAAAAGAAGTGAAAGAGCTGAGAGAAGAATTGATGGTCCTAAAGGAACAAAGCTACCTTATTGAGTCCACAATTCAGGACTATAAGAAGCAGCGTAGATTGGAGGAGATCGTCACACTTAATAAGAACTTAGAAGAATTGCACTCAAGAATACATACCGTTCAATCGAAGCTGGGTGACCATGGGTTTAATTAA
- the UTP4 gene encoding small subunit rRNA maturation protein UTP4 (Subunit of U3-containing 90S preribosome and SSU processome complexes; involved in production of 18S rRNA and assembly of small ribosomal subunit; member of t-Utp subcomplex involved with transcription of 35S rRNA transcript; Small Subunit processome is also known as SSU processome) has product MSSSLLSVLKEKSRSLKIRNKPVKMTSQERMIVHRCRFVDFTPATITSLAFSHKSNINKLTPSDLRLAIGRSNGNIEIWNPRNNWFQEMVIEGGKDRSIEGLCWSNVNGESLRLFSIGGSTVVTEWDLATGLPLRNYDCNSGVIWSISINDSQDKLSVGCDNGTVVLIDISGGPGVLEHDTILMRQEARVLTLAWKKDDFVIGGCSDGRIRIWSAQKNDENMGRLLHTMKVDKAKKESTLVWSVIYLPRTDQIASGDSTGSIKFWDFQFATLNQSFKAHDADVLCLTTDTDNNYVFSAGVDRKIFQFSQNTNKSQKNNRWVNSSNRLLHGNDIRAICAYQSKGADFLVSGGVEKTLVINSLTSFSNGNYRKMPTVEPYSKNVLVNKEQRLVVSWSESTVKIWTMGTDSSTEQNYKLVCKLTLKDDQNISTCSLSPDGQVLVVGRPSTTKVFHLQPVGNKLKVTKLDNDLLLRTSTKLVKFIDNSKIVICSCEDDVFIVDLESEEDEKPQEVELLEVTSTKSSIKVPYINRINHLEVDQNIAVISRGCGVVDILDLKARISKPLARLNNFITAVHINTSRKSVVVITADNKIYEFNMNLNSEAENEDSESVLTQWSKNNTDNLPKEWKTLKENCVGIFSDIENSSRLWFWGATWISRIDFDVDFPINKRRKQKKRTHEGLTITDESNFMNDEEDDEDDDIDMEISENLNVLLNQGNKIKSTDVQRNEESSGHFFFTDKYKPLLFVDLISSNELAIIERNPLTFHSKQKAFIQPKLVF; this is encoded by the coding sequence ATGAGCTCATCGCTACTTTCagttttaaaagaaaagtcaAGAAGCCTGAAAATACGAAACAAACCGGTGAAGATGACCAGTCAGGAAAGGATGATAGTGCATAGATGCAGATTTGTGGATTTCACTCCTGCCACAATCACATCTCTAGCATTTTCACATAAATCAAATATAAATAAGTTAACTCCGTCCGATTTGAGATTAGCTATTGGTAGATCTAATGGTAACATAGAAATCTGGAATCCTAGAAACAATTGGTTTCAGGAAATGGTTATCGAAGGTGGCAAAGACAGATCAATTGAAGGCCTTTGCTGGAGCAACGTTAACGGCGAGTCTCTAAGGCTATTTTCTATTGGCGGCTCGACTGTGGTAACAGAATGGGATTTAGCAACAGGTTTACCATTAAGAAACTATGATTGCAATTCAGGTGTGATATGGTCTATTTCCATCAACGATTCACAAGACAAGCTGTCTGTGGGTTGCGATAATGGGACGGTGGTCCTCATAGATATCTCTGGCGGGCCTGGTGTCTTGGAACACGATACTATTTTGATGAGACAAGAAGCCAGAGTATTGACTTTGGCTTGGAAAAAGGATGACTTCGTGATTGGTGGTTGTTCTGATGGTAGAATAAGGATTTGGTCTgcacaaaaaaatgacgaAAACATGGGTCGTCTATTACACACTATGAAGGTCGACAAGGccaaaaaagaatcaaCTCTAGTTTGGTCAGTTATATATTTACCAAGAACTGATCAGATTGCCTCTGGTGATTCTACAGGCTCCATTAAATTCTGGGATTTCCAGTTTGCCACGCTAAACCAGTCATTTAAGGCGCACGATGCAGACGTACTGTGTCTAACTACCGATACTGATAATAATTATGTTTTTAGTGCTGGTGTGGACagaaaaatctttcaattttctcaAAACACTAACAAATCTCAAAAGAACAACAGATGGGTAAATTCTTCTAATAGGTTGCTTCATGGAAACGACATTAGAGCAATATGTGCATACCAATCTAAAGGTGCAGATTTTCTAGTTTCAGGAGGTGTTGAAAAAACACTAGTCATCAACTCACttacttctttttctaatgGAAACTACAGGAAGATGCCAACTGTCGAACCTTATTCAAAGAATGTTTTAGTTAACAAAGAGCAACGCCTTGTTGTTTCATGGAGCGAATCTACTGTTAAGATATGGACAATGGGAACCGATTCTAGTACAGAACAGAATTATAAGCTAGTTTGCAAGTTAACTTTAAAAGATGACCAGAATATCTCAACTTGTTCTTTATCACCTGATGGACAAGTTTTAGTCGTAGGGAGGCCCTCTACCACTaaagtttttcatttacaGCCCGTAGGTAATAAATTGAAAGTGACTAAACTAGATAATGACCTATTATTGAGAACTTCCACAAAATTAGTCAAGTTCATCGATAATTCCAAAATTGTCATATGCTCTTGCGAAGATGATGTATTTATTGTGGATCTAGAatctgaagaagatgaaaaacCGCAAGAAGTTGAACTTTTGGAGGTTACTTCAACTAAGAGCAGTATCAAAGTTCCCTATATTAACAGGATCAACCATTTGGAAGTAGACCAGAACATTGCAGTAATTTCTCGTGGCTGTGGAGTCGTAGACATATTAGACTTAAAAGCAAGGATTTCTAAACCACTTGCTCGtttgaataatttcatcaccGCTGTTCATATCAATACTTCTAGAAAATCTGTAGTAGTAATTACTGCAGACAATAAGATTTATGAATTCAATATGAATTTGAATTCGGAAGCCGAGAATGAAGATAGCGAAAGCGTATTAACTCAATGGTCAAAAAACAATACGGATAACTTACCAAAAGAATGGAAGACATTAAAAGAGAACTGTGTAGGGATATTTTCAGACATAGAAAATAGTAGCAGATTATGGTTTTGGGGGGCTACTTGGATATCAAGAATAGACTTTGATGTTGACTTCCCTATAAAtaagagaagaaaacagaaaaaacGTACACACGAAGGGCTAACTATCACAGATGAAAGTAATTTCATGAACGACGAGgaagatgacgaagatgacgatATTGATATGGAAATCAGCGAAAACTTGAATGTATTATTAAACCAaggaaacaaaataaaGTCCACAGATGTACAAAGAAACGAAGAAAGCTCCGGTCACTTCTTCTTTACTGATAAATATAAACCTTTACTGTTTGTTGACTTAATTTCTAGTAATGAATTGGCAATAATTGAAAGAAATCCATTAACTTTTCACTCCAAACAAAAGGCGTTTATTCAACCAAAGTTAGTGTTTTGA